The DNA window atattattaaatttaacaTCTCATACTATTTAACTTTGATATATGAATGTGACATCAAATTTTCTTTATAGTTTTACGATTCATAATATTTGTTAGTTAACTTTGCTGGTGTGAAATAATTAGTGTGTAAATTTTGTATACATCTCTatattttttcgattttttatCTAATTtatctaaaaattaaaattatctcGATAAATCTTATTTAATCTCTAATTTATAATTATCATaatttagaaaaataatatatatttttacataaaaatcatcgagcacaaaaaatttattatgtatggCACAAAACACTAAGTGTGTGTCTCTATATATAACAAAACACTAactgtgtgtctatatatatacatatatacatatatatagatttaCTCCCAGTTTCTATATTTCTAGATTTCTTCGATTTCGGATTTTTTATGCGTGAatggcaaaaaaaaaattcttctttCGAATATTGATCACGAAAAATGTGGATTTTGAAGTCTAAGATATAtatgttaattaaataaaaaaatgttttttaaaagaaaaattaaaaaaaaaaacacggcTGGACGCCAGCTGTACAGACACCTAGTGTACCCTACACCCAAGGGGTGCAGGGTAACAagtctatatatatacatcaacACTTTGTGCCAGTGGTATATTCCCAATTATCAGATACAAGTAACATACCACACATGCTCTTCTCCCCTTGATCTAAACGCAGAATCCAAACAACCCTCGACCGTCCGAAAGGAAAATGAGTATCAAAGTGGGTTCAACAATGGATGTTGCAGAAGAGGATGCCACTTTCTTATTCGCCATGCAGCTAGCTAGTGCTTCTGTACTACCTTTTGCCTTAAAAGTCGCGGTCGAGCTCGATCTCCTTGAGCTTGTGAAGAAGAAGGGGCCCGACGCCTTTGTTTCGCCAGCAGAACTCGCCACAGAACTCCCCTCCGGCAATCCAGACAAGCACCACATGCTGGACAGAATCCTTCGCCTGCTGGCTAGCTATTCTATTTTAAATTGCAAAGAGAAAACGATGCCCGATGGCAGCATTGAGCGGCTATATTCCTTGGCTCCTGTCTGCAAGTTCTACACTAAGAATGATGATGGAGTTTCTCTGGGCCCTTTGTTGATCATGAATCTAGACAAGACTCTTTTGGAGTCTAGGCAGGTTTCATTTCGTTTCGATATTTAACTACCTGCTAGATGTTCGATGGAATATAATATGTTTTAATCAATGATATATGAAGGAATTATCTAAAAGATGCAATTCTTGAGGGAGGAAATGCATTCAAGAAAGCACATAAAATGAGCGTATTCAAATATATGGCCACAGATCCTACGTTCAACAAGGTTTTTAACACCGGGATGTCCAATAATTCGACAATTGTGATGAAGAAACTTGTTGAAACGTACGACGGATTCAAGGGTATAGAGACTCTGGTGGATGCTGGAGGTGGAACCGGAGCTTCACTGCACATTATCATATCCAAACATCCAACTATAAGGGGCATTAACTTTGATTTGCCACATGTTATTCTTAATGCCCCGTCTTTTGCTGGTATGAGATATCGAGAATCAtttcttgatttatttttaaaagattttatctGGTTGGGGTAAAACTTAAGTTGgcctattatatatatatacgcagGTGTGGATAATATTGGTGGAGACATGTTCCTCGGCTTGCCGAAAGCCGACGCCATTTTTATGAAGGTGAAGTTGTCATAACAGGAGAGACACTACCAGCAATGTGCATTACTAGGCTTTGGTATAGCAATGGTTAATCACCTACTTTATAAAATTgtagataattaaatataatctaTTGGAACTTATTTGAATCTATAACACTATATCAATAAATTAATCCGACATTACATGCTTAGACTTACAGTACGAAAtatgtttttcaaaaaatataagtATGGAAAATAAATGAGAAAATtgcattttttttctctttgtAATTTTGGACACTTATAttgttaaatttattaatattgattttttaaacaaattttttGCGTGCAACTGTCTTACTGATGTGAATTCAATGTGGCACTGAAGCATTTAGTCTCATATCAACATTCCACTTGAAAAATAACTAACTTTATAAAAAATCGGAAGACACGTGACTAAGACCGAAATTCGATAACGTAGATGATCAAAATCGCAAATAAACAAACATTcatgtctataaatagaattttcatcttgtcatgtcttttatTGTACCAACAGTGGATTCTCCATGACTGGAGTGACACAAATTGTTTGAAAATATTGAAAAGATGTCACGAAGCACTTCCGGATGGTGGAAAAATCATTGTTTTAGAAGGCATCCTCCCAGAGACCCCAAGCGAAGGGCTGATATGTAATTTCCAACTTGATGTGGCTATGTTAACCTTTAACCCCGGTGGAAAGGAGAGGACAGAAAAAGAATTTCATGCATTGGCAAAACAAGCTGGTTTCAAAGAATCTCACACAATTTGCAGTGTTCTCCCATTTTGGGTCTTGGAATTccgtaaatgaaaattttatgtctgaattaaaAAACCTTGGACTTGCTAAGGACATAATTCTCTGTGATTGGTTTGTCAATTTGTTCAAATATCATCTTCATTGTCTAGAAATAAAACTTTGTGACGCTTCTGTAAGTTATCAGAGCAATATTAGTGTCAGCATACAATGTTTGGGATTTTAATCTTATAATTTGTCGCATCTGATTTTCATATGATAATTaggatttttaaaataaaataaaagaacaAACTTTCAATATAAAATCTAATTATTCAAATACAACATATTATTCTCTATTAACTTTAACATTTTAGTtcctaaaaaataaacattttatgatattaatatattaaattttcgtttttattATTACTATAAGAATTATAAAGATTGGCTGTCGGCCAGTAAAAGAAATTAAAAGTtaagaagaaaataaaaaattaacatgATATATACTACAAATTTATTACCACacgttattttttgttttttttttttgttttttgaatGAACACATTTGttagtatttatttatttatttattattattattattattattattattattattatttattataaaatattattcaatGAAAAAAGAAAGCtagtattttttatttattttcacataaaatcatattttaccaaaaacagaaaataaagGCGAAAGCCGAGATGCTAGCCCATTGATAGAATGAAGATAGTGACGTACAACGTGAATGGGCTGAGGCATAGAATCTCGCAGTACACCTCTCTTCGCAGGCTGCTCGATTCTCTTGACGGCGATGTTATATGTTTCCAGGTTTCTTGAACGTAATCACGAATTTCTGTATGTGGGTTTGATTTTTCTTTGATAATTGCTGTATCGATTTCATTGATCCTATATGCAGGAGACGAAGCTATCGAGGCATGAATTGAGAGCGGATTTGGTGCGAGCGGAAGGTTATGAATCCTTTTTCTCTTGCACTCGCACTTCTGACAAAGGGCGAAGTGGATATTCCGGTGAGAAATGCTTTTCCTTTTACTAATAATTCGTGTATTATTTTTGTCTATAAAGGCTGGTAAAGTTTCTAGCTTTGGCGTCTGTCCAGCTTAATTAAGGTACTGTTTGCGAGAGCTTGATTTAATTACTTCTCAGCTTCTGAATACAATTTCATTTAATTGACTGGAAGATTAAAAGCAATTAACATAAGCTCTTGGAAACACTACCTAAGAATAAGACTGTTTTTACATACTTATGTTGTATTTGGTGTTTATTACTTATAAGTTGCCACATTTAGTTTAGTGGCTTGTAAACAACAAAAAGAACATACCGTGTGATGTGTGTTTGAATTCCTGAATCTGTCATGATCGTTTACTGGTACAAAAATTTGCGAGGAAGCTTTTGAGCCGCTGCTTAATCATTGTTTAATCAAAATGTGAAGACATTTGGTCCAAAttctatatatatttaaaatcagTACTTTCCTACTCATTTTTTGTCACCTTTCACATTTTTGGATAACATACTTCTTCTACATGCATAATGCATAGCTCTTCCTGTTATTCCTAATGTTACTAACCTTGTCCTGCATTGATGTGCTTTCCCTTGCATTTAGAAATTACTGCTTATGATCAATATTCTTTTCCTTGTGCAACTAGGAGTGGCGACATTTTGCCGTGTCAAATCTGCATTTTCTAGTGACGAAGTAGCTTTACCAGTTTCTGCAGAGGAGGGCTTTACTGGAGTTCTTGGGAATTCCCCAGGGTTTGGATCAAGGAAAAGTGAATGCCCATCAATAGTGGAAGGCCTGGAAGACTTTTCCACTGTAGAGCTCCTGAAAGTTGACGGTGAAGGACGTTGTATTGTAACTGATCACGGGCATTTTGGTGAGTTGCATAATATCGGTAAagtgatattgcattgattgatgTTCTTCATGTGATATATATTCTCTAGATGTGTCAACACTGGATTTTAGTTTATGTCGGTAACTAATGAATGCATGCAGTTCTTTTCAATGTTTATGGTCCTAGAGCTGGATGTGATGACGCagaaagaatccagttcaagcTCAGTTTTTTCAGCATACTGCAGGTGATTCTATTATGCCTTATGCTTCGATGTCTTGATTGATGAATAATCAAGTATGCCGTATATGGCCATCTGTTGGTTATGTCATGTACTCATGTTTCTGTGTTTATATAAAACTAAGGGAATTTTAATTCAATCTCTTGATTATATTGGCGTAGGGTAATAGTCTGTTCCATATTGTAAAGTTCCAAATAGTCATTTGCTCATTTATAAGATCTGATAATGAGTTAGTATATGGTAAAATGAATCAACATTGGCGATTAGAAATGCTGTTTCTAAAGGCCCAAGCGGATTCTAAATCGGAATCCAAGTGTAGCAAGAATCGCTGTGTTTGCAGGCCCTGCTAAACCATTCCCTCTTCgttgtttattttctttaattaagTTACTATATAGTATCATGGAGTTTATAACTGACCAACATCACTAGAGTCGTGtcaaataaaaatgataaatacCCAGGTACAGAAAATGGAAGGAATTTTTTGTATACCACCACATGATATTTTTTGTTGTCACCATGTTCATTAGCAGGACCATGAGCATCATTAGTAGAAGTTATATTTGTATTTTGAATATTCTGGCTGGTCGCTCGTGTATGACATGATATGAGTTGTACATATTATTCATCTTGGATATGAACTTTAAGCTCTCAtattaatatgaatatgataTTGTTATAGAGAAGATTGGAATCTCTTTTGAGGCAAGGACGAAGGGTGTTTGTTGTAGGGGATCTCAACATTGCTCCTGCTGCCATAGACCGTTGTGATGCTGGACCAAATTTTGACAAAAATGAGTGAGTTGTTTTATGGCTCttatttttaatacacatttgGCTCATTGGTCAAATATTTGTATTCGATTTGATACTGCAAGTAGATTGTTAATTGTTTATACTTGATTCCGTCTTGCAGGTTTAGAACTTGGTTCAGATCTTTGCTGGTGAGAAATGGAGGGCCTTTTTTCGATGCTTTTAGAGAGAAACATCCTGACAGGTTATAATTTCTTGACTTCGTTGTTTTATTTGTGTAGAAGGATATTTTAAGTTTGGTTGGAGTGTAAGCGATGAACAACATTGTACtgtgttttgatatatgatGCGACTTTCGTCTCCTGCTTATATTGTGTGTCATCCCCTTTTATGTTCTGTAAATTATTGTAGAAGAGAAGCCTACACATGTTGGTCAACTAGTTCCGGTGCAGAGGAATTCAACTTTGGGTCACGTATTGACCACATTCTTATAGCTGGACCATGCTTACATGAAAACCAAAATGAGTGCCATAGCTTTGTGCATTGTCATGTTGAAGAGTGTGACATATCAGAGCAGTTCAAACGTTGGAAACCCGGCAACACACCTAGGTAAGAGAGAATCTTTTTAATCAGAAGGGGATTTTGTGATACTGCGATTCTTTGTCAGTATTTCAGCATTTGAAATGAGTTAGAGATGCAAAATTATGATATTCCTTgagaacaacaaaaaaatttagcaCCTGGGGATTTGAGTCATAATTACAAGCTCCACTTTATTATTATCACAGCGTTGGTTTTCTACAAATATAGCACACCAACTTGCACTTAAAAGTCTTACCTTTTCAGGTGGAAAGCGGGGAGAAATGTCAAATTGGAAGGCTCAGATCATGTTCCCGTCTATATATGCTTGACGGGGATCCCCAATATACCATTGCACAATACACCTTCACTATCTAGTAGATATTGTCCCGAGGTCTATGGTTTCCAGAAGACACTAGGTGTGAGTTTCTTAAGCATTTATActtctatgtgctagaattacgtGTTTGCGTGTCGAAGTATTTTTTGGGGGGTGTATacaaattttggagaaagtATACATGAATTCTAAAACTTTCCTGGATGGCTGCCTCCTTCCTGCTGGATCTTGTCCCTGACTATGTTGGCTTTACGTAAAAAGGTAGCTTATAGGATATGTGTCACTAATGTGCTTTGGTGTACGAGTTTCAGTCTGATTATGTGAGTAGTGTGGATCACATTGGGAAATCGATGTCCGTCTTTTTtaacatatttaatttaaatgtacCGGGGTGCTCTATGTTTCCTGTTGGTGGTTATCATCATATGTCAAACTATTTTGCAATAATATAGCTGGAAGTTGTCCTCTAGTTAAGGCTACAATTGTTctgaaattttaaattcttagtACGCAGAAATCTGTGACTCTGTGAAGTAGGTAAATATTCATATTAGTTCATAGAAATTGGGGATCGATACCAgggaaaaaatttaattatttatcaataaaTTCTATTATGTACAGTGTCAATGTTAGAGAGAAAGCAACCTGCCAAAGATGTTAGCTTGTCTGAAGGATCCAGTTCTATGTTAGAAGAGAGAGTTGCTAGTAAATGTTGCAGTCAGCTAATGAAAAGATCTCTACAATCCTGTAGTGCATCTTCATCTACCTTGACGAAGCACGGAGGTTTATCTTCGGGCAATATTTCTGAAGGCTT is part of the Primulina eburnea isolate SZY01 chromosome 1, ASM2296580v1, whole genome shotgun sequence genome and encodes:
- the LOC140810364 gene encoding caffeic acid 3-O-methyltransferase 1-like translates to MSIKVGSTMDVAEEDATFLFAMQLASASVLPFALKVAVELDLLELVKKKGPDAFVSPAELATELPSGNPDKHHMLDRILRLLASYSILNCKEKTMPDGSIERLYSLAPVCKFYTKNDDGVSLGPLLIMNLDKTLLESRNYLKDAILEGGNAFKKAHKMSVFKYMATDPTFNKVFNTGMSNNSTIVMKKLVETYDGFKGIETLVDAGGGTGASLHIIISKHPTIRGINFDLPHVILNAPSFAGVDNIGGDMFLGLPKADAIFMKWILHDWSDTNCLKILKRCHEALPDGGKIIVLEGILPETPSEGLICNFQLDVAMLTFNPGGKERTEKEFHALAKQAGFKESHTICSVLPFWVLEFRK
- the LOC140812115 gene encoding DNA-(apurinic or apyrimidinic site) endonuclease 2 isoform X1 — encoded protein: MKIVTYNVNGLRHRISQYTSLRRLLDSLDGDVICFQETKLSRHELRADLVRAEGYESFFSCTRTSDKGRSGYSGVATFCRVKSAFSSDEVALPVSAEEGFTGVLGNSPGFGSRKSECPSIVEGLEDFSTVELLKVDGEGRCIVTDHGHFVLFNVYGPRAGCDDAERIQFKLSFFSILQRRLESLLRQGRRVFVVGDLNIAPAAIDRCDAGPNFDKNEFRTWFRSLLVRNGGPFFDAFREKHPDRREAYTCWSTSSGAEEFNFGSRIDHILIAGPCLHENQNECHSFVHCHVEECDISEQFKRWKPGNTPRWKAGRNVKLEGSDHVPVYICLTGIPNIPLHNTPSLSSRYCPEVYGFQKTLVSMLERKQPAKDVSLSEGSSSMLEERVASKCCSQLMKRSLQSCSASSSTLTKHGGLSSGNISEGFCEKSSNDFNGTEELSKSFSTVESNKKTRKSQLSQLSLKSYFKKTVGVIDNSDSICADKKLNQAEMSSPLLEVNGTLDEGAQHYAELQSEQGTSIQEDDSSQPSEKERNGLALVEWQRIQQIMQTSIPLCKGHKEPCVPRVVKKSGPNIGRRFYVCARAEGPASNSEANCGFFKWATSNSKGKR
- the LOC140812115 gene encoding DNA-(apurinic or apyrimidinic site) endonuclease 2 isoform X3; its protein translation is MKIVTYNVNGLRHRISQYTSLRRLLDSLDGDVICFQETKLSRHELRADLVRAEGYESFFSCTRTSDKGRSGYSGVATFCRVKSAFSSDEVALPVSAEEGFTGVLGNSPGFGSRKSECPSIVEGLEDFSTVELLKVDGEGRCIVTDHGHFVLFNVYGPRAGCDDAERIQFKLSFFSILQRRLESLLRQGRRVFVVGDLNIAPAAIDRCDAGPNFDKNEFRTWFRSLLVRNGGPFFDAFREKHPDRREAYTCWSTSSGAEEFNFGSRIDHILIAGPCLHENQNECHSFVHCHVEECDISEQFKRWKPGNTPRWKAGRNVKLEGSDHVPVYICLTGIPNIPLHNTPSLSSRYCPEVYGFQKTLEMSSPLLEVNGTLDEGAQHYAELQSEQGTSIQEDDSSQPSEKERNGLALVEWQRIQQIMQTSIPLCKGHKEPCVPRVVKKSGPNIGRRFYVCARAEGPASNSEANCGFFKWATSNSKGKR
- the LOC140812115 gene encoding DNA-(apurinic or apyrimidinic site) endonuclease 2 isoform X2, whose amino-acid sequence is MFPGFLNETKLSRHELRADLVRAEGYESFFSCTRTSDKGRSGYSGVATFCRVKSAFSSDEVALPVSAEEGFTGVLGNSPGFGSRKSECPSIVEGLEDFSTVELLKVDGEGRCIVTDHGHFVLFNVYGPRAGCDDAERIQFKLSFFSILQRRLESLLRQGRRVFVVGDLNIAPAAIDRCDAGPNFDKNEFRTWFRSLLVRNGGPFFDAFREKHPDRREAYTCWSTSSGAEEFNFGSRIDHILIAGPCLHENQNECHSFVHCHVEECDISEQFKRWKPGNTPRWKAGRNVKLEGSDHVPVYICLTGIPNIPLHNTPSLSSRYCPEVYGFQKTLVSMLERKQPAKDVSLSEGSSSMLEERVASKCCSQLMKRSLQSCSASSSTLTKHGGLSSGNISEGFCEKSSNDFNGTEELSKSFSTVESNKKTRKSQLSQLSLKSYFKKTVGVIDNSDSICADKKLNQAEMSSPLLEVNGTLDEGAQHYAELQSEQGTSIQEDDSSQPSEKERNGLALVEWQRIQQIMQTSIPLCKGHKEPCVPRVVKKSGPNIGRRFYVCARAEGPASNSEANCGFFKWATSNSKGKR